TTGGTACGCGGGGCAGGAAAGTCCGCGGTGGCGTCCAGTTCCGGATATGGCATCTTTGTGCAAGTGGGAGGGCCGCCACCCTCGCTTCCCGCGCCAGGCTGCCACGCCGCTCGCCGACGGGTGGGCCTGGGACGTGACTGGGGACAACGTGGTCCCACTCCCCAGTGAATAAAGGCCGGGCAGGTGGTGAGGCTAGGAAGGAGCAGTGCGTGTTGTCGCGCCGCGCGCGGCTTTCGATGCGGTGGTGGCAGTCATGTCCTCATGGGTACGCGCAGCGCGGGCCGGGTCCCGCCGCGGATTGAACCCCTCAATGACGCCCATCCATGTGGCGACGGGCCCTGCGCTGTCACGAGCCGGGGTCGTACTCCGCCTACTTGCAGCAGGCTACAGTGGCGTACGAGCACACTCCTGCTGCCAGCGGCCAGCTGCCTCTGCGGGCAGATCCCACCTGTCAGTACGGCGCTGCCGTGCCTTCCAGACCAGCCACCAGTGCGCTGCTCCTCCCCGGGGAGCTCGCCTCGCCTCGCGAGCGAGCGGCCTTTCCCAGCTTTTATATCGGCCAAGCGCCAGTGGGATAACCTACCTCTGCCTGTACTTACAGCAGGAGCCGCGCCGTCGCCGCCATTTCCACTTGCTCGTTTACTTGCCGGCCGCAACGGTTCTAGCCTAGCCACCGTGGGTTTCCTTGCTGGCCGGAGGAAGAACGGCGTGTGTGTTCCGTTGGGGCAAGGGCATGGAAGGAGACGGCGACGCTAGGTCGAGAGCGACACTGGCCTGGGATCTCGGGGTGCAGTGGGCTCCCGCCGCCTCGGCTGCTTACCCGCAGCATTTCCTGCCGCCGCCGGGGGTGGCTAGCCAGCAGCAGCACATGCAGCAGGAGCTCACTAGCCTCAAGCTGGGGAAGCGCCCGTGCTCCTTGGGCGGCTGCCAGGTGGCTGTGGCTCAGGTCGACgggagcggaggcggcggcgggcgtgccGTGGTGGAGggcaagaggaaggagaaggcggccggggcggcggcaacggcggccatgCCGAGGTGCCAGGTGGAAGGGTGCCACATGGCGCTGGCGGGGGCCAAGGAGTACCACCGGCGGCACAAGGTGTGCGAGGCGCACTCCAAGGCGCCCAGGGTCATCGTGCACGGCGCCGAGCAGCGCTTCTGCCAGCAATGCAGCCGGTACGTGTACACCCCAACTTGTGCTAGCCATAGCTAGATCCACCcttcatgtacacgtacgtacgtgCGGAGTCTCTCTCACGCGCTAGCGTTGACTCTCTGGTCTGCGTATACAATGCGTGCAGCTTCCACGCGATGGCGGAGTTCGACGACGCCAAGCGGAGCTGCCGGCGACGGCTAGCCGGGCACAACGAGCGGCGCCGGAAGAGCAACGCCAGCGACGCCATGGCCAGGGGCTCTGCGCACGCGCACGGTAATCCACGCCATTACTCCCCCACCTCCATTAGCGCGAGCTGTTCTAGACTTCTAGCGCAGTCTTAGCGTGATAGAGTCATAGAGCACGACAGGTAAGAGTGATTACACAGAGAACAAACATCGTTAATGCTGGCTGATAGACGCCGCAGTAGCTACTCTTAGTAGTACTAAGCAAAACCGGCAGGGGGTAAGAGAGGGTAGAGTGGTTTGATGCCGGGAAACAAGGGGAGATCTGCTGCAGGTACGCGTAGGGACATGAAAAAAGCTCTCGGGATGCGTGAGACGGGTGAAGCAAAGCAAACACTCGCGATTTAATGCGTGCATTTACGTGCCCTGCCTCTGCCTGCTTGGGTAGGCCGTGCTAGCTAGCTTGGCACTGCCATGCAAGGCCGACCGTGCATATGATCACGTACAGGAGCGCCTCAGCGGCTGTTGGCCACGCGACAGTGGTCGCGATGCCGCTGGCCACTGTTGGCATTCAGTGACGTACTGGCGCTAGTTATTGAAGAAATGGCGTCGATATACGGTTAGTGATAGATGCTACTACAGTGTACTGTGTACACCATTTGTGCGTTATACTACCAGAATGGTAACTTATTAAGGCTACTGTGCATTAGAGATATAGCCTAGAGGCAGTACAAAAAGACCACCAGATTCAGAAGGTACTCGGTCAAACCCATACAGTTACATATACATACCTAGCGTAGTAGCGGTCGTACTACTGTAAAGAGGAAAATGCGCCACGGTTTCGAAGATACTCTTTGTAGTACAAAGTTTGTACTTCTCCAGTTGTTACCTGTGTGGGATCAGGAGATTTTTTTTAGGGTTTAGTATCAAGGTATAATTGCTGGTGAGGATCTGCAGACAGTAATAATATCATTAACGCGCGAATCAATTAACTGGTGCCGATCAAATATGGAGTCGATGCGCGCTTACTTAGTTAGCCTGGCGTATAGTATAGTAGTATACGTACTTTCACTGATCCTCAGAGTTCAGACTTAGAGTCTGCTCTGCTTGTCTCTAAAGTTCAAGTGCTCTTTGTACCGTGCTAGCATACATATTGTACACAAACAGTGTTATTTGTTACACTTTGTAAAGCACTCATGCATGTGGACTTCGAAGTTGCTTGGAAGTAAATATCGGTTTTCCTTGTATAGTTAATTAGGGTATTTTCCGTATGTAGTTGATTGAAATTAATTCGGTAAAAAGAATGGGTCAAAATCTATCATTATATAAAGAGTGAATATTCTCTTAGGGTCTAGAGTTTAGGTATATAGATAATGGATAAACTAACGACTCATGTCCAACAATCTATAACTAGTACTCCCCCTGTTCACAAATAGTATATGTTTTAGATATTTTAATTTAAACTACATACAAACTGAAATGTGCGAACAGACGAAAAAATACACAGGAGCTCTCGGGTGCTCCGCACCCCTATACGAAAAATATTCGTAAAAAATtcccagaaaataaaaaaaatccaaaattttgggatgtcaaacCTAGTTTTCCAATCTACTTCTGTGTGAAATTTCGTGAAAAAATACCAAAAAACGTATCCGTGGCGAAGGAATTACTGCCTGGAAAAAAATGTACCCTGACGGTGTTTTGCTATATATAGGAATTTTTTGTCTTTTTGCCGCGAATACGTTTCCTGGTATTTTTTTCACCAAATTTCAGACGGGAGTACATCGGGAACCCACGTTTGATATCCCAAAATCCcagttttttttcaaatttctcggTATTTTTTTCCTGGTATTGTACGTATAGGGGTGCGGAGCACCCGAGTGCTCTAAATCCTCGTCCGCGAACAGACACACTAAAATATGTCTGTACACATCCGATTcacaaaaaaataagaacatcttatatttgtgaacagaggaaATAGTTTGTCTAACAATAAATAGAGAAAGGTGTGATAGCTCCTGGGTGCCCCTACAccctctatgaacagtaaattcgaacaaatagaaaataaataaataaaatctgaaactttgcacataaaatatggtcaaactttgtaGGTTCTTGCAAGTTTTCAGAAAAAAACACACTCTTATAAATAATACTGTTGCATGTCATTGATTTCTTTTGGTGCCTCTTTGATAGGAATGTATATGAACAACAGAACACTATAATTTTGTAGATTTGTGTGTCTGATTTGGGGAATATAAAATACGAAGACATCCTAATAAACATGGTCAAATCAAAGTTAGGCCATAATTAAATATAAATTTCTAATGCTATTTCGCCAACACTTTTCTCGTTCTTCATTAAAAAATGTTCTAAGAAGAGTTCTGAAGTGAAATGTAGCTAGTAATCATGAGGTTAAGTGAGAATCCCTATTGTttttctttgctccattcctttgaatcaTATGGATGCCATTGCCACCAAAGGAAAATTTGTTGTTCCCATGTTTTTCTCTACTTTTCCTACAAAGCAAAAAAAAGGTCTCCTTGTTTTTAGAAACACCTGCAACGTTCAATTTGTTCTCAAAGCAATGGCCGGGAAGATCCCACTTGGGAAGCGCAAGCAGGAAACATTTGTAAACCAATATGCTTATTCTATGCTTGGACATACACAAAGATAGGTGATTATTAAGCTCCTATGGTATTATCGTTTTGCAGTTTTGATTGATAAACAAGTATTTCTAAGCACTACCGGAACAACCTTATCACACTTCAAGATTTCTGAAATTACCAAAGGGATAGGAAATTTTGATCTGACTATTGCCAACGGCTGAGCGAAATAACTATCTTAAGTCACTCCAATTATAACATAGTGGGGTAGGCTGTATGCTCCTGTGTTGGAACAATGGTCGATGTGCGCGAATCCATAAATTAATATGTAGACCTCATCCTGACAAAACTTCTTCAGCTGctgtgtttttttttccttttttttttttgcggggagctGCTGTGCTTCTTCATACTATGATACTAAGCATGAAAATAAGCGAatctgaaaaaaaaaacagaataaTGTCCCGGCGCTCCTGGTTTTCTACAGATACGGTATCCTGGAACGATGGGAGGAGAAGGGCCAGAACTGCATCAGCGTGTTCCTTCACACG
This region of Triticum aestivum cultivar Chinese Spring chromosome 2D, IWGSC CS RefSeq v2.1, whole genome shotgun sequence genomic DNA includes:
- the LOC123054243 gene encoding squamosa promoter-binding-like protein 7, with translation MEGDGDARSRATLAWDLGVQWAPAASAAYPQHFLPPPGVASQQQHMQQELTSLKLGKRPCSLGGCQVAVAQVDGSGGGGGRAVVEGKRKEKAAGAAATAAMPRCQVEGCHMALAGAKEYHRRHKVCEAHSKAPRVIVHGAEQRFCQQCSRFHAMAEFDDAKRSCRRRLAGHNERRRKSNASDAMARGSAHAHGVASLVHGFAPYGGLPTSPAGALSLLSSARAAPWLVPTTPGDVFSARSSSAALDELIAENRAALLACHFFPQRSAARPAAAEMAPAWHQAHQQAPPGHAVAGNGAGRDHGAPPPEGHVTLDLMQAPGTAGLPFRPMAQGRPAEDGDAGRGSGVWTPLQGAHAV